One stretch of Amycolatopsis sp. 195334CR DNA includes these proteins:
- a CDS encoding creatininase family protein — MTVFNWDDRTRAELGAVLPEALVVLPFGATEQHGPHLATGTDALMAATIARRAVEEADRSSPRDLVLAPCLPFGASDHHLPFGGTLSLSTEVAVAVLTDLARSVATCGGRRLVVVNGHGGNQGVCHAAAAAASARYGLSVSTVHYWNLVAGRSALPVPGHAGEFETSLVLAVDPDLARRPVERTALPETPSLPGVDVHNQGDWLRIDGYTDRPELANADNGAKWLDEIVAALADRLIALAELP, encoded by the coding sequence ATGACCGTGTTCAACTGGGACGACCGCACCCGCGCCGAACTCGGCGCGGTGCTGCCCGAAGCACTCGTGGTGCTGCCGTTCGGCGCGACCGAGCAGCACGGCCCGCACCTGGCCACCGGCACCGACGCGCTGATGGCCGCCACCATCGCCCGGCGCGCGGTCGAGGAGGCGGACCGGTCGTCCCCGCGCGACCTGGTGCTCGCCCCCTGCCTGCCGTTCGGCGCTTCCGACCACCACCTGCCCTTCGGCGGCACGCTGTCGCTGAGCACCGAGGTCGCCGTCGCGGTGCTGACCGATCTCGCCCGCTCGGTGGCCACCTGCGGCGGGCGCCGCCTGGTCGTGGTCAACGGGCACGGCGGCAACCAGGGTGTCTGCCACGCCGCGGCCGCCGCCGCGTCCGCGCGCTACGGGCTGTCGGTGTCGACCGTGCACTACTGGAACCTGGTGGCCGGCCGGTCCGCGCTCCCGGTTCCGGGGCACGCCGGCGAGTTCGAGACCTCGCTCGTGCTGGCCGTCGACCCGGACCTGGCGCGGCGCCCGGTCGAACGCACCGCACTGCCCGAGACACCCTCGCTGCCCGGCGTCGACGTGCACAACCAGGGCGACTGGCTGCGCATCGACGGCTACACCGACCGCCCGGAACTGGCCAACGCCGACAACGGGGCCAAGTGGCTGGACGAGATCGTGGCCGCGCTGGCCGACCGGCTGATCGCGCTGGCGGAACTGCCGTGA
- a CDS encoding Gfo/Idh/MocA family protein: MNTRNVPSVALVGLGEIGLGAHLPALLRHPGLRLAAVVDPDPARRALAAEHTAAPAFETLADVLADPVIDAVVLATPPWVTPGLVGRVAATGRFVLAEKPIAVSSSAAAPLAKLPAGQRKRVQVGLTYRHDPALAVLREWIDGGRLGDGILVRAHIYDERRDPALPEHARRIEATLAHGMPVVHEGAHVFDWFATLFGGPPERLEDSWAVSTRPDLPAANLCGARLTYPGGVTVLAEFGWLTDAQPRCEISFIGDRGHAELDGFTFDLRLTTAAGVERVAFDDDRTTRCFDLQLDRFTELVTGARAVPSPGLADGLAALEISERVAVLAAWSLA; this comes from the coding sequence ATGAACACGCGGAACGTTCCGTCGGTCGCACTGGTTGGACTCGGCGAGATCGGCCTCGGCGCCCACCTGCCCGCGTTGCTGCGCCACCCGGGCCTCCGGCTGGCGGCCGTGGTCGACCCGGACCCCGCCCGCCGGGCGCTGGCCGCCGAGCACACCGCGGCACCGGCCTTCGAAACCCTCGCCGACGTGCTGGCCGACCCGGTGATCGACGCGGTCGTGCTGGCGACACCGCCCTGGGTCACCCCCGGCCTGGTCGGTCGCGTGGCCGCGACCGGACGGTTCGTGCTCGCCGAGAAGCCGATCGCGGTGTCGTCGTCGGCCGCCGCGCCACTCGCGAAACTGCCGGCCGGCCAGCGCAAACGCGTCCAGGTGGGGTTGACCTACCGGCACGACCCCGCACTGGCGGTGCTGCGCGAATGGATCGACGGCGGCCGGCTCGGCGACGGCATCCTGGTCCGGGCGCACATCTACGACGAACGGCGTGATCCGGCCTTGCCCGAGCACGCGCGGCGGATCGAGGCCACACTGGCCCACGGAATGCCCGTGGTCCACGAGGGAGCGCACGTGTTCGACTGGTTCGCCACGCTCTTCGGCGGTCCGCCCGAGCGCCTGGAGGACTCCTGGGCGGTGTCCACCCGCCCGGACCTGCCCGCCGCGAACCTCTGCGGGGCGCGCCTGACCTATCCCGGCGGCGTCACCGTGCTCGCCGAGTTCGGCTGGCTGACCGACGCGCAGCCGCGCTGCGAGATCAGCTTCATCGGCGACCGCGGGCACGCCGAACTCGACGGCTTCACCTTCGACCTGCGGCTGACCACCGCCGCCGGGGTGGAACGCGTGGCCTTCGACGACGACCGCACCACCCGGTGCTTCGACCTGCAGCTGGACCGGTTCACCGAGCTGGTCACCGGCGCGCGGGCCGTCCCGTCCCCCGGCCTGGCCGACGGGCTGGCCGCACTGGAGATCAGCGAGCGGGTCGCCGTGCTCGCGGCTTGGAGCCTGGCATGA
- a CDS encoding ABC transporter ATP-binding protein: MSVLTVEDLAIGLPDGPPLVHGLSLELAAGERLALVGESGSGKTIASLSMLRLNPPPTEITGGRVVFNGRDLVTATDPELDRVRGRGIAMIYQDPLSCLNPVRTIGDQIAEAIRAHRDVTAAQARVAAIDLLGEVGIDDGARRVRQYPHEFSGGMRQRVMIAMAISCEPEVLIADEPTTALDVTTQARILTLLDDLATRRGMAVLFITHDLAVASEFCARIQVMREGRVVESGALPVVLAEPAHQYTRDLLRSVVTLRTPVELAEPKPEPPLVEADRLVQRFGSGAPAVDDVSLTVHRGETFGLVGESGAGKSTLTRLLLGLDRPASGEVRHEGVALGSLSRGELRRRRRDMQLVPQDPVGSLNRRKTVAQIVGLPLAVHRRASKADCDRRVAELLDLVGLPAAFAGRYPRELSGGQCQRVNIARAIALEPSFVVLDEAVSAVDVVIRAQILSLLRDLQRELGLTYLFVSHDLAVVRQVAPRLAVMRHGRIVETGSRAELFGDPKHEYTRALIDAVPELATGEVSR, translated from the coding sequence ATGAGCGTGCTCACCGTCGAGGACCTGGCGATCGGCCTGCCGGACGGTCCGCCACTGGTGCACGGCCTCAGCTTGGAACTGGCCGCCGGGGAGCGGCTCGCGCTGGTCGGCGAGTCCGGGAGCGGGAAGACGATCGCGTCGCTGTCGATGCTGCGGTTGAACCCGCCGCCGACCGAGATCACCGGCGGCCGGGTCGTGTTCAACGGGCGCGACCTGGTCACCGCGACCGACCCCGAACTGGACCGGGTCCGCGGCCGGGGCATCGCGATGATCTACCAGGATCCGTTGTCCTGCTTGAACCCGGTGCGCACGATCGGCGACCAGATCGCCGAGGCGATCCGCGCGCACCGCGACGTCACCGCCGCCCAGGCGCGGGTGGCCGCCATCGACCTGCTCGGCGAGGTCGGCATCGACGACGGCGCCCGGCGCGTGCGCCAGTACCCGCACGAATTCTCCGGCGGCATGCGGCAGCGGGTGATGATCGCGATGGCGATCTCGTGCGAACCCGAGGTGCTCATCGCCGACGAGCCGACCACCGCGCTCGACGTCACCACCCAGGCCCGGATTCTGACCCTGCTCGACGACCTGGCCACGCGCCGCGGCATGGCCGTCCTGTTCATCACGCACGACCTCGCGGTCGCCTCGGAGTTCTGCGCGCGCATCCAGGTCATGCGCGAGGGCCGGGTGGTCGAGTCGGGCGCGCTGCCGGTCGTGCTGGCTGAACCGGCGCACCAGTACACCCGCGACCTCCTGCGGTCGGTGGTCACTCTGCGGACGCCGGTCGAACTGGCTGAACCGAAGCCGGAACCGCCCCTGGTCGAGGCCGATCGCCTGGTCCAGCGCTTCGGTTCCGGCGCCCCCGCGGTCGACGACGTGTCGCTGACCGTGCACCGGGGGGAGACCTTCGGGCTGGTGGGGGAGTCGGGCGCGGGCAAGTCCACACTGACGAGGCTGTTGCTCGGGCTCGACCGGCCGGCGTCGGGCGAGGTGCGGCACGAGGGCGTCGCGCTCGGTTCGCTTTCGCGCGGCGAGCTGCGGCGGCGCCGCCGCGACATGCAACTCGTGCCGCAGGACCCGGTCGGTTCGCTGAACCGCCGCAAGACAGTCGCGCAGATCGTCGGGCTGCCGCTCGCGGTGCACCGGCGCGCGTCGAAGGCGGACTGCGATCGCCGGGTGGCCGAGCTGCTCGACCTCGTCGGCCTGCCCGCCGCGTTCGCCGGGCGCTACCCGCGTGAGCTCTCGGGCGGGCAGTGCCAGCGGGTCAACATCGCCCGCGCGATCGCGCTGGAACCGTCGTTCGTGGTGCTCGACGAGGCGGTCTCCGCGGTCGACGTGGTGATCCGGGCACAGATCCTGAGCCTGCTCCGCGACCTGCAACGCGAACTCGGCCTGACCTACCTGTTCGTCTCGCACGACCTCGCCGTGGTGCGGCAGGTCGCGCCGAGGCTCGCGGTGATGCGGCACGGGCGCATCGTCGAGACGGGCAGCAGGGCGGAGCTGTTCGGCGACCCGAAGCACGAGTACACGCGCGCGCTGATCGACGCGGTCCCCGAGCTCGCCACCGGGGAGGTGTCCCGATGA
- a CDS encoding ABC transporter permease, whose amino-acid sequence MTAPAKPPVRRLLARPAAVVALAVLGAFVLLSLLAPWVLPDPAAINARNRFAAPGWPHLFGTDELGRDLLSRVAHAGQLSLGFAAGATLVAMVIGVAWGLLAAAGSNWLDEILMRVAEAALAIPIVLFALVFVAAFGSATPSMIIVTGLLMSPLTARIARSAVLAELESEYVRGLDAVGVPRSRTLFAEVLPNAGPALLAQASLNLATALMLEATLSFVGLGVQPPDASWGTLLKSGYDKLFESIWYPLLPALVLIVAIGALNALGDQLQRVLRAGGGER is encoded by the coding sequence GTGACCGCGCCCGCGAAGCCCCCGGTGCGCCGCCTGCTCGCGCGGCCCGCCGCGGTTGTCGCGCTGGCTGTACTCGGTGCGTTCGTGCTGCTGTCGCTGCTCGCCCCGTGGGTGCTGCCGGACCCGGCGGCGATCAACGCGCGCAACCGCTTCGCCGCGCCGGGCTGGCCGCACCTGTTCGGCACCGACGAACTCGGGCGCGATCTGCTGTCGCGAGTCGCGCACGCCGGACAGCTGTCGCTGGGTTTCGCCGCCGGGGCGACGCTGGTGGCGATGGTGATCGGGGTGGCGTGGGGCCTGCTCGCGGCGGCCGGGTCGAACTGGTTGGACGAGATCCTGATGCGCGTGGCCGAGGCCGCGCTGGCCATCCCGATCGTGTTGTTCGCGCTGGTCTTCGTCGCCGCCTTCGGCTCGGCGACGCCGTCCATGATCATCGTGACCGGGTTGCTGATGAGCCCGCTGACCGCGCGGATCGCGCGCTCGGCCGTGCTCGCCGAACTCGAGTCGGAGTACGTGCGCGGCCTCGACGCGGTCGGCGTGCCGCGGTCGCGCACCCTGTTCGCCGAGGTGCTGCCGAACGCGGGGCCCGCGCTGCTCGCGCAGGCGTCGCTGAACCTCGCCACGGCGCTGATGCTGGAGGCCACCCTGAGCTTCGTCGGCCTCGGCGTGCAGCCGCCGGACGCGTCGTGGGGCACGCTGCTGAAGTCCGGGTACGACAAGCTGTTCGAGTCGATCTGGTACCCGCTGCTGCCCGCGCTGGTGCTCATCGTGGCGATCGGCGCGCTCAACGCGCTCGGCGACCAGTTGCAGCGGGTGCTGCGGGCGGGCGGGGGTGAGCGATGA
- a CDS encoding ABC transporter permease: MAGYLLRRLAVSALMLLGVSVLIFVVLRLLPGDPTVARVGAAQNIDPAALAALREELGLNDPIPVQYWVWITGIFGGELGRSYFSQFDVTVLIGQRLGPTLELSAAGLVLAVLLAVVLAVLPTVVRSRWPGRLVGAYTVAGMAAPPFVFGIVLLAIFSVKLGVLPQQGYVPLTEDPAGNLRTLVLPALTLGICLSAPLIRHLRAALSEVESTAHVRTATGKGIGRRAVVLRHVLPNAMLPALTSLGVTVGGVLSGAVVVEYVFGWPGLGSLIVDSVFKRDYAVIQGTVLLLAAAFVVVNLAVDLLYGVLDPRLRVGRVRR; the protein is encoded by the coding sequence ATGGCCGGTTATCTGCTGCGGCGGCTCGCGGTCAGCGCGCTGATGCTGCTCGGGGTCTCGGTGCTGATCTTCGTGGTGCTGCGGCTGCTCCCGGGTGATCCGACGGTGGCGCGCGTCGGCGCGGCGCAGAACATCGACCCGGCCGCGCTCGCCGCGCTGCGCGAGGAACTCGGCCTGAACGACCCGATCCCGGTCCAGTACTGGGTGTGGATCACCGGCATCTTCGGCGGCGAGCTGGGCCGGTCGTACTTCAGCCAGTTCGACGTCACGGTGCTCATCGGCCAGCGGCTGGGGCCGACGCTGGAGCTGTCGGCGGCGGGGCTGGTGCTGGCCGTGCTACTGGCCGTCGTGCTCGCGGTGCTGCCGACCGTGGTGCGCAGCCGCTGGCCCGGCAGGCTGGTCGGCGCGTACACCGTGGCGGGCATGGCGGCGCCGCCGTTCGTGTTCGGCATCGTGCTGCTGGCGATCTTCAGCGTCAAACTGGGAGTACTGCCGCAGCAGGGGTACGTGCCGCTGACCGAGGACCCGGCGGGCAACCTGCGCACGCTCGTGCTGCCCGCGCTGACCCTGGGGATCTGCCTGTCCGCCCCGCTGATCCGGCACCTGCGCGCCGCGCTGTCCGAAGTGGAGAGCACGGCGCACGTGCGCACCGCCACCGGCAAGGGCATCGGCCGCCGGGCGGTGGTGCTGCGGCACGTGCTGCCCAACGCGATGCTGCCCGCGCTGACCTCGCTCGGCGTGACCGTCGGGGGCGTGCTCTCGGGCGCGGTGGTGGTCGAGTACGTGTTCGGCTGGCCGGGCCTCGGCTCGCTGATCGTGGACTCGGTGTTCAAACGGGACTACGCGGTCATCCAGGGCACGGTGCTGCTGCTGGCCGCGGCCTTCGTGGTGGTCAACCTCGCGGTCGACCTGCTGTATGGCGTGCTCGATCCGCGCCTGCGCGTCGGGCGGGTGCGACGGTGA
- a CDS encoding ABC transporter substrate-binding protein: MGRAQNWGAAALALLLLTSACSNAGEGAPDQPQPTADSGKGPIAPGGTLVYGQIAGVSQLDPNTIASGAQTQLQTLLWSGLTTWTPENTAKPDLAESWQFTPDYRTWTFKLRPGVKYHNGKAFTAAEAKKNFDRVLDPAVPAQVAAKIDMIDAVTAVDDTTLVLTLDSPNPELPVDVIDVRMTDVDDLANIDRSANGTGPYKLKSFVPDQTVELVRHDGYWGPRPNLDAIRIVRYADATAANAALRAGQVHVLWSVAPDSAAGLATDGRQLLTAAEPAGFVVWELDTSAAPFNNPKAREALSYAANRTEMMAAAYAGYGVPTPRNAPVNPKNRFYDPTVPSHGFDLERAKRLFAEAGITEGATLTFWAVAGNYQEWTTIGQILQQDLAKIGITLEIQTNEVSTWSAKFYPKGKSYPNLLAANYLSFTPPPDSYPLAWFEGTKGTCECNWAAPAEYNDAIATIESAGEGPERDAAFKTAQRVLNRENPVIFIGSTAFLSVAQPELRGLWVQAEGTLHLEEAGFAA, translated from the coding sequence GTGGGGCGTGCGCAGAATTGGGGGGCCGCCGCGCTGGCGCTGCTCCTGCTGACTTCGGCCTGTTCCAACGCGGGCGAAGGCGCGCCCGACCAGCCGCAGCCCACCGCCGACAGCGGCAAGGGCCCGATCGCGCCGGGCGGCACGCTGGTCTACGGCCAGATCGCCGGGGTCTCCCAGCTCGACCCGAACACCATCGCCAGCGGCGCGCAGACCCAGCTCCAGACGCTGCTGTGGAGCGGGCTGACCACCTGGACCCCGGAAAACACCGCGAAACCCGACCTGGCCGAGTCGTGGCAGTTCACCCCGGACTACCGGACGTGGACCTTCAAACTGCGCCCGGGCGTGAAGTACCACAACGGCAAGGCGTTCACCGCCGCCGAGGCCAAGAAGAACTTCGACCGCGTGCTCGACCCCGCGGTTCCTGCCCAGGTCGCCGCGAAGATCGACATGATCGACGCGGTGACCGCGGTGGACGACACCACGCTCGTGCTCACGCTCGACTCGCCGAACCCGGAGCTGCCGGTCGACGTGATCGACGTGCGGATGACCGACGTGGACGACCTGGCCAACATCGACCGCTCGGCCAACGGCACCGGGCCGTACAAGCTCAAGTCGTTCGTCCCGGACCAGACGGTCGAACTGGTGCGACACGACGGCTACTGGGGCCCGCGCCCGAACCTCGACGCGATCCGGATCGTGCGGTACGCCGACGCGACCGCGGCGAACGCGGCGCTGCGGGCGGGCCAGGTCCACGTGCTGTGGAGCGTCGCCCCGGACAGCGCGGCCGGGCTGGCCACCGACGGCAGGCAACTGCTCACCGCCGCCGAGCCCGCCGGGTTCGTGGTCTGGGAACTCGACACCAGCGCGGCGCCGTTCAACAACCCCAAGGCGCGCGAAGCCCTGTCGTACGCGGCGAACCGCACCGAGATGATGGCCGCCGCGTACGCCGGATACGGCGTGCCGACACCGAGGAACGCCCCGGTGAACCCGAAGAACCGGTTCTACGACCCGACGGTGCCGTCGCACGGGTTCGACCTCGAACGTGCCAAGCGCCTGTTCGCCGAGGCCGGCATCACCGAGGGCGCGACGCTGACCTTCTGGGCGGTCGCGGGCAACTACCAGGAATGGACCACGATCGGCCAGATCCTGCAGCAGGACCTGGCGAAGATCGGCATCACCCTGGAAATCCAGACCAACGAGGTGAGCACCTGGTCGGCGAAGTTCTACCCGAAGGGCAAGAGCTACCCGAACCTGCTCGCCGCCAACTACCTGTCGTTCACCCCGCCGCCGGACAGCTACCCGCTGGCCTGGTTCGAGGGCACCAAGGGCACCTGCGAGTGCAACTGGGCGGCGCCCGCCGAGTACAACGACGCCATCGCCACCATCGAGTCGGCGGGCGAGGGCCCCGAGCGCGACGCGGCGTTCAAAACCGCGCAGCGCGTGCTGAACCGCGAGAACCCGGTGATCTTCATCGGCTCGACGGCCTTCCTGTCGGTGGCGCAGCCCGAGCTCCGCGGGCTGTGGGTGCAGGCCGAGGGGACGCTGCACCTGGAGGAAGCCGGGTTCGCGGCCTAG
- a CDS encoding IclR family transcriptional regulator, translating into MAAEEKSPEPRPASPAVSRTLTVLETLVAAEDGLTLTALARATGIPLATCAAIVYTLEQRGYAARRVVGRSHFWRVTLRLYDLAAPLIKQDDLAEVAQPELRDLADELGMPAHVGVLDGASVVYVAKAATPGFIQFDTYPGKVAPFNLTALGRAIAAYLPDEQLDPLLSHLVAGRGPKAKKPSARVFLAQLATVRQAGFAVEDEEEEPDIACIAAPVFHSDGRIAGSLGVTGFARDLIGAKLDVAIELVVRQAKEVSAKLGF; encoded by the coding sequence GTGGCGGCGGAGGAGAAGTCACCCGAACCGCGGCCCGCCTCGCCCGCGGTCAGCCGCACGCTGACCGTGCTGGAGACACTGGTCGCCGCCGAAGACGGCCTCACCCTCACCGCGCTCGCCAGGGCGACCGGCATCCCGCTGGCCACCTGCGCGGCCATCGTCTACACCCTCGAACAGCGCGGGTACGCCGCGCGCCGGGTGGTCGGGCGCAGCCACTTCTGGCGGGTCACGCTCCGCCTCTACGACCTCGCCGCCCCGTTGATCAAGCAGGACGACCTGGCCGAGGTCGCCCAGCCCGAACTGCGCGACCTGGCCGACGAGCTGGGCATGCCCGCGCACGTCGGCGTGCTCGACGGTGCGTCGGTGGTCTACGTGGCCAAGGCCGCGACCCCGGGGTTCATCCAGTTCGACACCTATCCCGGCAAGGTCGCGCCGTTCAACCTCACCGCGCTCGGCCGCGCCATCGCCGCCTACCTGCCAGACGAGCAGCTTGACCCGTTGCTGTCACACCTGGTCGCCGGGCGCGGCCCGAAGGCGAAGAAACCGTCCGCCCGGGTCTTCCTGGCGCAACTGGCCACGGTGCGCCAGGCCGGGTTCGCGGTGGAGGACGAGGAGGAGGAACCGGACATCGCGTGCATCGCCGCCCCGGTGTTCCACTCGGATGGCCGAATCGCCGGTTCGCTCGGCGTGACCGGATTCGCCAGGGACCTGATCGGCGCCAAACTCGACGTCGCGATCGAACTCGTTGTGCGGCAAGCGAAAGAGGTTTCCGCGAAACTCGGGTTCTAG
- a CDS encoding YibE/F family protein, producing the protein MALLYPWGQPDPQPAILVGTPVHGDVTATATGPCLSPGDVQVGAPVEGAQQCLTVDVVLSDGVAAGQTLRKIVPLEPSTPRFAAGDAVVLSFAGDDARNPDSYQLVDFQRGLPLAALAALFAIAVVVLGRWSGLAALGALVLSFGVLVLFVLPAILAGENPLMVAICGAGLIMFIALYLTHGLSARTSVAVLGTLVSLALIGGISAMFSAAASLTGLDDDTSSLIAALGHGIDARGLLLAGVVIGALGVLDDVTVTQTSAVWELRRANPGLGWRELYAAGVRIGRDHVGSAVNTLVMAYAGAALPVLLVSSLSGVGLGSILGSQDIAQEIVRTLAGSIGIVAAVPVTTVLAALIASREPVSPG; encoded by the coding sequence GTGGCGCTGCTCTACCCGTGGGGCCAGCCCGACCCGCAACCCGCCATCCTGGTCGGCACGCCGGTGCACGGCGACGTCACCGCCACCGCGACCGGGCCCTGCCTGTCCCCCGGTGATGTCCAAGTGGGTGCACCGGTCGAGGGCGCGCAGCAGTGCCTCACCGTGGACGTGGTGCTCAGCGACGGCGTCGCCGCCGGGCAGACCCTCCGCAAGATCGTGCCGCTCGAACCGAGCACGCCGCGGTTCGCCGCCGGGGACGCGGTGGTGCTGTCGTTCGCCGGGGACGACGCGCGCAACCCCGACTCGTACCAGCTCGTCGACTTCCAGCGCGGATTGCCGCTGGCCGCGCTGGCGGCGCTGTTCGCGATCGCGGTCGTCGTGCTCGGACGGTGGAGCGGGCTCGCCGCGCTCGGTGCGCTCGTGCTCAGCTTCGGGGTGCTGGTGCTGTTCGTACTGCCCGCCATCCTGGCCGGGGAGAACCCGCTGATGGTGGCGATCTGCGGCGCCGGGCTGATCATGTTCATCGCGTTGTACCTGACGCACGGGCTCTCCGCGAGAACCTCGGTCGCCGTGCTCGGCACGCTGGTCAGCCTCGCGCTGATCGGCGGCATCTCGGCAATGTTCTCCGCCGCGGCTTCACTGACCGGCCTCGACGACGACACGTCCTCCTTGATCGCCGCGCTCGGGCACGGCATCGACGCGCGCGGGCTGCTGCTCGCCGGCGTGGTGATCGGCGCGCTCGGTGTGCTCGACGACGTCACGGTCACCCAGACGAGCGCGGTCTGGGAGCTGCGGCGTGCGAACCCCGGGCTCGGGTGGCGCGAGTTGTACGCGGCGGGCGTGCGGATCGGCCGCGACCACGTGGGGTCGGCGGTCAACACGCTGGTCATGGCCTACGCGGGCGCGGCGCTGCCGGTGCTGCTGGTGTCGTCGCTGTCCGGGGTCGGGCTCGGGTCGATCCTCGGGTCGCAGGACATCGCGCAGGAGATCGTGCGGACGCTCGCGGGCAGCATCGGCATCGTGGCCGCCGTGCCGGTGACCACCGTGCTGGCCGCGTTGATCGCGAGCCGCGAACCCGTCAGTCCAGGCTAG
- a CDS encoding MBL fold metallo-hydrolase, which produces MLVVGFPSGAFAANCYLVARDAGTECVIIDPGQEAAPKVAAALDEHRLTPVAVLATHGHFDHVADAAAFGLPVHLRPEDRGLLTDPASGASPQLLAALGDAVRPVEPVELVDLTDGDLEIAGLTITVAHTPGHTPGSAIFRLGELAFTGDTLFAGSIGRTDLPGGSVSQLEQSLADRLLTLDDRTVVLPGHGGTSTIGRERQANPFLTALKVTHG; this is translated from the coding sequence TTGCTCGTCGTCGGGTTCCCCAGCGGGGCCTTCGCCGCCAACTGTTACCTGGTCGCCCGCGACGCGGGGACCGAGTGCGTGATCATCGACCCCGGGCAGGAAGCCGCGCCGAAGGTCGCCGCCGCGCTCGACGAGCACCGGCTGACCCCGGTCGCCGTACTGGCCACGCACGGTCACTTCGACCACGTGGCCGACGCCGCCGCGTTCGGCCTCCCGGTGCACCTCCGCCCGGAGGACCGCGGCCTGCTCACCGACCCGGCCTCCGGCGCGAGCCCGCAACTGCTCGCCGCCCTCGGCGACGCGGTCCGCCCGGTCGAACCGGTTGAACTCGTCGACCTCACCGACGGGGACCTGGAGATCGCGGGGCTGACGATCACCGTGGCGCACACCCCAGGGCATACTCCGGGTTCGGCGATCTTCCGCCTCGGCGAGCTGGCGTTCACCGGGGACACTCTGTTCGCCGGTTCCATCGGACGGACCGACCTGCCGGGAGGCAGCGTGTCGCAGCTCGAGCAGTCCCTGGCCGACCGGCTGCTCACCCTGGACGACCGGACGGTGGTGCTGCCCGGCCACGGCGGCACCAGCACGATCGGCAGGGAACGCCAGGCCAACCCGTTCCTGACCGCCCTGAAGGTGACGCATGGCTGA
- a CDS encoding peptidylprolyl isomerase, which translates to MATNQQRREAAKRKLERQLTRRAERAKRRRIIGVGVTIVVVGLVAGLVVFLVTRDREDVASPEASDTPPTPAPIQIPTERAPEPKRPQALADPVSCEYPAEEGKPSAKPVNAPAAGQVPSNGTVNVMMKSTAGDIPLTLNKALAPCTVNSFVSLINQGYYVDTECHRLGTEGLQMLQCGDPQATGMGGPGYTFDDEVFPELSYGRGILAMANAGKDPATGKGTNGSQFFMVYGDAQLPPNYTVFGTIGDPGLEVLDKVARDGIDPESAATSQDGTGKPKTPVKFTATTVG; encoded by the coding sequence GTGGCGACCAACCAGCAACGCCGCGAAGCCGCCAAGCGCAAGCTCGAGCGGCAGCTGACTCGACGGGCGGAGCGGGCGAAACGACGCAGGATCATCGGCGTCGGCGTGACGATCGTCGTGGTGGGGCTAGTCGCCGGGCTGGTCGTGTTCCTGGTGACCCGGGACCGCGAGGACGTCGCGTCGCCGGAGGCCTCGGACACCCCGCCGACCCCGGCCCCGATCCAGATCCCGACCGAGCGGGCGCCGGAGCCGAAGCGACCGCAGGCGCTGGCGGACCCGGTCTCCTGCGAGTACCCGGCCGAGGAGGGCAAGCCGTCGGCCAAGCCGGTGAACGCGCCCGCCGCCGGGCAGGTGCCGTCGAACGGCACGGTCAACGTGATGATGAAGTCCACCGCGGGCGACATCCCGCTCACGCTGAACAAGGCGCTCGCGCCGTGCACCGTGAACAGCTTCGTCAGCCTGATCAACCAGGGCTACTACGTCGACACCGAATGCCACCGGCTCGGCACCGAGGGCCTGCAGATGCTGCAGTGCGGTGACCCGCAGGCGACCGGCATGGGCGGCCCGGGCTACACCTTCGACGACGAGGTGTTCCCCGAGCTGAGCTACGGCCGCGGCATCCTGGCCATGGCGAACGCGGGCAAGGACCCGGCCACCGGCAAGGGCACCAACGGGAGTCAGTTCTTCATGGTCTACGGCGACGCGCAGTTGCCGCCGAACTACACCGTGTTCGGCACGATCGGCGACCCGGGCTTGGAGGTGCTGGACAAGGTGGCGCGCGACGGCATCGACCCCGAGTCGGCCGCGACCAGCCAGGACGGCACGGGCAAGCCGAAGACCCCGGTCAAGTTCACCGCCACGACGGTCGGCTGA